The DNA region ttccGCTGCCACACACTGAATGGCAGCGTCACCAGGGTCCTGAGTGTGATTGTACTCAAGGGAACAATCACTATCCAAGGTATCTGCGACGCCTCATGTAGAGTTAGAAATGTGTCTGCTacactttgaaaaagtgaGAAATTTCTCTTCGTACTCGCGTTAAACCTACCATACCGTAGGCCAGCTGGGCTTGGTAAGGAAAATGCAACAGCATTTTGACGATTGATTAACCTCTTAAACATAATTTCATAGTTTGATGCTTAATTCTCTTTCCTTTGAGGCCTTCTTCTAGTGTTCCTTTTAGAGTTTGGCTGATTTACTGGATGTTAAGAAAATTTAATTTgctaaaacaaaaataaaaagtgcAGGAACGCTAAATAAATGAAAGCATCGGTATTATATGCtagaatatttaaataaaaaaaacacaacgAAATGTTCATTACTACTATACATGTTATGCCTGGAAGGGAGGCTTTATTCAACTTGACTACCATCTCTTGGTTTGTAATGAGGCAACAGCTCCACGACCTCGGCCGGAAGCCTACCATCGACCTTGATGGCGTACATGCCCGCAACATTGTGATCCACACTCAACCATTTTGCCACCCATGATTTGGTAGGCTTGCACATCCCAACGAGGCCTTCGAATGATGGCGAGGTACATTCCATCGTGGAAACACctgcttcttcaaagataCCTTGA from Saccharomyces eubayanus strain FM1318 chromosome VII, whole genome shotgun sequence includes:
- the SPT4 gene encoding transcription elongation factor SPT4; this encodes MSSERACMLCGIVQTTNEFNREGCPNCQGIFEEAGVSTMECTSPSFEGLVGMCKPTKSWVAKWLSVDHNVAGMYAIKVDGRLPAEVVELLPHYKPRDGSQVE